A genomic region of Anopheles coustani chromosome 3, idAnoCousDA_361_x.2, whole genome shotgun sequence contains the following coding sequences:
- the LOC131259121 gene encoding synaptotagmin-5, with amino-acid sequence MVFVSSAVLGAAAGTGLALLVAVTIVMYRYYVVRRKGKEWAELDRLEEKKAARKINLQDCNVTSGSVPVQPASSVVHHSISSETLATGPVEVTPSPLQPGLPDRSAKKTYGTGGAADTRGGSGSRPPHPHAAASSSRNNSMESVHSRSSSYRECMPKFMTHANSDTRSTASDNLILRKTSRSPSPMRTFSLEGRFPIGSGSGGPGEGTERGSKVSLASVVSVNPRDINSPKKRNSTFSGVSMSSESGVPDSPIGSIRSSDSTRSPRRRVPVILAANDIHSVLGRFHLRLKYDGAKEELMVHLVEAHDLTPGGNASFRDPYVKMYLEPDDEQRTQQTAVHRTETHPYFDQQLSFPLKPRNLVKSNFVLQLLDYDRFSHDEVVGEIRFLLNTLDLSGCELWGDLIAVRKPSETTTELLISLSYLPQAERLTVVVMKAKNLTISHEPFVKLYLLVNDKRTKKRKTSAIRALDPTNPIWNEAFTFELPSSQLQDAGVELFVTSNEGEGQDLGCGVGLREGGTGTQHWQDLMQNNRKPIAMWHVLR; translated from the exons ATGGTGTTCGTGAGCTCGGCCGTGCTGGGGGCGGCCGCCGGCACCGGTCTGGCCCTGCTGGTGGCCGTCACGATCGTGATGTACCGGTACTACGTGGTGCGCCGGAAGGGCAAGGAGTGGGCCGAGCTGGACCGGCTCGAGGAGAAGAAGGCGGCCCGGAAGATCAACCTGCAAGACTGCAACGTGACGAGTGGCTCGGTGCCGGTGCAGCCGGCCAGCAGCGTGGTTCATCATTCGATTAGCTCGGAAACGCTGGCGACCGGCCCGGTCGAGGTTACGCCGAGCCCGCTTCAGCCGGGTCTGCCCGACCGGTCGGCCAAGAAGACGTACGGGACGGGTGGAGCGGCTGACACACGCGGAGGTTCCGGTTCCAGGCCACCACATCCTCACGCCGCCGCTTCCTCCTCGCGCAACAACAGCATGGAAAGCGTCCATTCCCGGAGCTCG AGCTACCGCGAGTGCATGCCGAAATTTATGACACACGCCAACAGCGACACGCGTTCCACGGCATCCGATAATTTGATTTTGAGG AAAACTTCACGCTCGCCGAGTCCAATGCGCACATTCAGCCTGGAAGGACGTTTCCCTAtcggttccggttccggcGGACCAGGGGAAGGTACGGAACGAGGCAGCAAGGTCAGCCTGGCGTCGGTCGTAAGTGTCAATCCGCGCGACATCAACTCGCCGAAGAAGCGCAACAGCACCTTCTCGGGTGTGTCCATGTCGAGCGAATCGGGCGTCCCGGACAGCCCAATCGGTTCCATCCGGTCATCCGACAGCACCCGCTCTCCCCGACGCCGCGTCCCCGTCATCCTGGCCGCGAATGACATCCACTCCGTACTGGGTCGGTTCCACTTGCGGCTGAAGTACGATGGCGCGAAGGAGGAACTGATGGTGCATCTGGTCGAAG CGCACGATCTTACGCCCGGCGGGAATGCCAGCTTCCGCGATCCGTACGTGAAGATGTACCTGGAGCCGGACGACGAACAGCGGACGCAGCAGACGGCGGTACATCGCACCGAAACGCATCCGTACTTCGACCAGCAGCTTTCCTTCCCGCTGAAGCCACGGAATTTGGTGAAGAGCAACTTTGTCCTGCAG CTTCTCGATTACGATCGCTTCTCGCACGACGAGGTCGTCGGGGAGATCCGGTTCCTGCTTAACACGCTCGACCTGTCCGGGTGCGAGCTGTGGGGTGATCTGATCGCCGTCCGGAAGCCCTCGGAGACGACGACCGAGCTGCTGATTTCCCTCAGCTATCTGCCCCAGGCCGAGCGGCTGACGGTGGTTGTGATGAAGGCGAAAAACCTCACCATCTCCCACGAACCTTTTGTGAAG CTGTACCTCCTGGTGAACGATAAGCGCACCAAAAAGCGTAAAACCAGCGCCATCCGGGCGCTCGATCCGACCAATCCGATCTGGAACGAAGCGTTTACGTTCGAGCTGCCGTCCTCGCAGTTGCAGGACGCCGGCGTGGAGCTGTTCGTGACATCGAACGAGGGCGAAGGGCAGGATCTCGGTTGCGGGGTCGGTCTGCGCGAGGGCGGTACCGGCACGCAGCACTGGCAGGATCTGATGCAGAACAACCGGAAACCCATCGCCATGTGGCACGTTCTGCGATAA